TTCATCAAGTCGATTCAGTCCCGGCAAGAATGAGCAGCTCACCGCCATCTTTAATTTTTAATTTGTTCACTTTAATCTCATGATCAAACACATCGACCAAGGCATTCTCTCCCGTATTAAACGCCGGCTCTATTATCTGTATGGCGATAAGGCTGATCAGTTGACGGAGCGGCTGTATTATATGGTCGGGCGTTATGGGGTGGGGGTGCAGCCGCCGATTAAGCCAGAGCATCGCTGGACCGAGCATGATGTTTACCTGATCACTTACGCCGACATGGTGCAGAGCGAGAAGGATACGCCGCTGGCCACGCTCAAGCGGTTTGCGACTGAGCACCTGAAGGGCGCGATCAACACCGTGCACATTTTGCCGTTTTATCCTTGGTCGAGTGATGATGGTTTTTCAGTGATCGACTATCGTGAAGTGAAGGAAGAATACGGGCCGTGGAGCGATGTCGAAAGCCTCGGGCGTGAGTTCAAGCTGATGTTCGACCTGGTGTGCAATCACTGCTCCAGCCAGAGCCCTTGGTTTCGCGATTTCCTGATCGGCATTGCGCCGGCGGACGAATACTTTGTCACCATGGATCCGGAGACGGATCTGTCGCAGGTCGTCCGGCCACGCACCTCGCCGCTGCTGACCAAGACCGTGACGCGCGACGGCGACGCCTACGTGTGGACCACCTTTAGTGCCGACCAGGTGGACCTCAATTGGCAAAACCCGGATCTTCTTTTTGAATTTCTCGACATCCTGATGCTCTACATCAGCCACGGGGCGACGACGATCCGCCTCGATGCGTGCGCCTTCATGTGGAAGGAGGTGGGCACGGACTGCCTGCACCTGCCGCAGACGCACGAGATCATCAAGCTGATGCGCGATTTCTGCGAGCTCGTGGCACCGCAGGTGTTGATCATCACCGAGACCAATGTGCCGCACGACGAAAACATCAGCTACTTCGGCCGTAATGATGAGGCGCATATGGTTTACAACTTCAGCCTGCCGCCGCTGCTCCTGCACGCGCTGCTGACGAATAACAGCCACTACCTGACTAAATGGGCGACCAATCTGGAGTATCCGGAGCCGGGCGAGGGCACGTTCTTTAATTTCACCGCCTCGCATGACGGCGTCGGCGTGCGCCCGCTGCAAGGGCTCTTGCCGAAAAAGGAATTCGACAAGCTGATTCACTCCGTGGAGCAGAGTGGCGCGCATGTTTCCAAGCGCACGCTGCCCGATGGCTCACAGAGCCCCTACGAGCTGAACATCACGTATTTCTCCGCGCTTTCCGGGCGGCATGATTCCGACGGCCTCGGCGCGGCGCGTTTCCTGTGTTCGCAAGCGGTAGCGCTCGCGTTTAAGGGCGTGCCTGCGGTTTATTTTCACAGCCTGGTCGGCACGCCGAACTACCACGAGGGCGTGGAGCAAACCGGTGCGCCGCGTACGATCAATCGCCGCAAATACGACGAGGCGGAGCTCGCCGAATTGTTGCAGGACAAGTCGCGTGCGCAGGGGACCATTTTCCGGAAGTATCTGCAGATGCTGCGCCGTCGCTCTAACTACCCGGCGTTCCACCCGGACGGCGAGCAGAAGATCATCGATGCGGGCAAGAGTCTCTTTGCGCTGGAGCGTATTTCGCCGAGCAAAAACCAGACAGTGTTCTGCGTGTTTAACTTCTCCGACGAAGAGCAAACCGTGGTTAATCCGAAAGACACTGAGACGCTCAAGAAGGCGAAGAAATTCTACGACATCCTCTCGGGCAAGACCCACAGCGACGGCTCGCGCGGCATCAAGCTGGCTCCGTATCAGGCCATGTGGCTCGTGCCGCGGACGGAGTAATCGCGTCGGCGTTCGTCGCGCGTGAGCTACCGTGTTTTGGCGGGCTGGGTTTCCAGCGATGGGTTCTCGGGCGTCTTTTTTGGAATGTATGGGAAGTGCCGTTTCAGGTGGTTGAGTGGCTTTTCAAAGAAGTGCCATGAGAGCACCGAGAGCCCTAGCGTGATGGCGGTTTTCACGAAGAGCAGGAACCAGTAATTCTCATTGAGGGTATCGGGTATGCCGAGCTTGCTAAAAATGAGATAGCCGGGGATCGGTGCCGAGTAATAGAACCATTGCCAGAGGGCGAGGCTCAGCCCGTGCAGAATGTAAATCCCATAGCTGATCGTGCCCAGATACACCGCGACTTTGTTTTGCAGCATGAAGCCCAACGGGCCGCCCAGGCCCAGAGAAGCGCCCCAGATGATGGCTCCACTAATCAATGCAACGCCGGTTTGACGCAAGGCCAGGAGCGGGATGAATTCCGTTTGCGCCAGACAGAACAGCGCTACGCCCACGCCGATGAACCACACTGCCAGCGTGTTCATCCGGTCGGTGGAGAGCTGGCGCGCCAGCACGGAAAGCAGCGCACCAACGCCGAAGCAATCCAGCACGCCAAAGGTCAGCAGGTTGGGATCAATCTGAAGCGACGATGACCAGACGACGATTTTCGAAATCGGTGAAATCGCGATGGACGCAAACATCAGCCACAGCAGTTTACTCCTTGGCACATAGAGCATGAGGATCGGCCAGAAGAGGTAGAACTGCTCTTCCACTGCCAGGCTCCACAAGTGGGAGCCCCAAATATCGCGCGTGGTTAATTGCTGGTAGACATTCTGCAGGTAGGTCGCGTGCCAAAAAATGGATTCCCTGAACGGCTCGATGTTCAGGAGCGCCATCAAGAAAATGGTGGCATAGTAGAGTGGGAAAATGCGCAGGAATCGCCGGATGTAAAACTGCCGTAGCACGATGCTACTTGGTGTCGGCGTCGCTTGCTTAAACCGGGCATCCAGCAGAATACCCGTGATGAGAAAGCCGCTGAGGACAAAGAATATTTGGACCCCGATTGCGCCGATGTTGGTGCCGCCAATGTCGCCATGGATGCCCTGCGGTGCCCAGTGAGCCCAAACCACGGCGCCCACGGCGTACGCCCTGAGCCCATCTAATTGAGAAAGCCTTTGCATGTAAGTAGCAGTCGGCTACATATGCAAAGTGTATTCCCGGATGTGTCAACAACGGCTCGCTGGCCTATTCCTCTTCTTCGTGCTCGGTTTCAGGAGTTGGTGTGCCGGGTAGGGCCTCAGCCTCGGCTTCGACTTGTGCGTCGAACTCCGGCGTGACCGCGCCAAGCTGGGGCAAAAGCGCGTCGTAGGCTCCCGGCTGTGAGAAGATGTAGAAGCCGACGATGCGGGGCTCGCCGCCAAACTTGTAGCCAATGACATTGGCGTGGTCGATGATCGCAATGCGTCGGGTGACGGTGAACCCGGATGCTTTCAGGTCAGCCGTGATGCCATCGAGCGCCTTGGTTGAGCGCTCGGTGGACTGCTTGATCAGGCGTGATTTCTGGCCGAAGGGGTAAAACTTGACCTTGAAGAGAATCGTGGAGCCATCTTCGCTCGCGGCCAGGAGGATTTCCTCGCCGTTGACCACGCCTTCGCGCTCGGGGCCGAGGCGCCAGGAGTCACGCGGCACCGGGTAGGGCTCACGGTTGTCGATGGAGATTGCCTGGACGGTATCGAGCTTGGCACCTTTGTAATCAAATTCGCGGGCGGAGTAGCAGCCGGTGAGTACCAGGCTGGCCAGCCCGACGATTAAATACGCAGCGTTTCGCAAGAGAGCTTTCTTCATAGCGACAAGGATTTAGTGGTTCTCCGCGCCGCTTCAAAGGCGAAATGCGCGGTTCACCTGATCGTCACAATTCGCGCTGAGCTTACTGATACTCGGCCGGCAGCGCCTTGCCGAGCTTGGCGCTCCGGGCGGCGAGGTCGAGGATGTGGATCGGGCGGCGCGACCACTCAGGGGTGATGATCAGCTTGGCCTGGTCGGTCAGGTATTCCGCGACGTTCTGGTAGTAAAGTTCCTGCTTGGTTTCCTCCTGCTTGCCTTCGGTGACCTTCCGCGTGTCGCCCTCCTGCTGGGCGAGGCGATACTGACCGTGCGGGTCCATGAAGGTCACGGAGCCCTTGGTTCCGGTAACGCGCATCATGCCGGGCGGCGTATCGCTGTCCAAATGTGTGATGGTCAGGGTGACGCGGGCCCCGTTGGCAAATCGGATGACGGCGCTGGCCTCGTCTTCATTGGCATCATCGCCCCAGCGGGTTTGGTTGCCCCAGTAGCCTTCGAAGGCGTAGCCGGAAACTTCGGTGATCTCGGAGTCGATGATCTGTAGGGAGTATTCGAGCAGGTGGACGCCCCAATCAT
The genomic region above belongs to Cerasicoccus sp. TK19100 and contains:
- a CDS encoding alpha-amylase family glycosyl hydrolase; its protein translation is MIKHIDQGILSRIKRRLYYLYGDKADQLTERLYYMVGRYGVGVQPPIKPEHRWTEHDVYLITYADMVQSEKDTPLATLKRFATEHLKGAINTVHILPFYPWSSDDGFSVIDYREVKEEYGPWSDVESLGREFKLMFDLVCNHCSSQSPWFRDFLIGIAPADEYFVTMDPETDLSQVVRPRTSPLLTKTVTRDGDAYVWTTFSADQVDLNWQNPDLLFEFLDILMLYISHGATTIRLDACAFMWKEVGTDCLHLPQTHEIIKLMRDFCELVAPQVLIITETNVPHDENISYFGRNDEAHMVYNFSLPPLLLHALLTNNSHYLTKWATNLEYPEPGEGTFFNFTASHDGVGVRPLQGLLPKKEFDKLIHSVEQSGAHVSKRTLPDGSQSPYELNITYFSALSGRHDSDGLGAARFLCSQAVALAFKGVPAVYFHSLVGTPNYHEGVEQTGAPRTINRRKYDEAELAELLQDKSRAQGTIFRKYLQMLRRRSNYPAFHPDGEQKIIDAGKSLFALERISPSKNQTVFCVFNFSDEEQTVVNPKDTETLKKAKKFYDILSGKTHSDGSRGIKLAPYQAMWLVPRTE
- a CDS encoding acyltransferase family protein — its product is MQRLSQLDGLRAYAVGAVVWAHWAPQGIHGDIGGTNIGAIGVQIFFVLSGFLITGILLDARFKQATPTPSSIVLRQFYIRRFLRIFPLYYATIFLMALLNIEPFRESIFWHATYLQNVYQQLTTRDIWGSHLWSLAVEEQFYLFWPILMLYVPRSKLLWLMFASIAISPISKIVVWSSSLQIDPNLLTFGVLDCFGVGALLSVLARQLSTDRMNTLAVWFIGVGVALFCLAQTEFIPLLALRQTGVALISGAIIWGASLGLGGPLGFMLQNKVAVYLGTISYGIYILHGLSLALWQWFYYSAPIPGYLIFSKLGIPDTLNENYWFLLFVKTAITLGLSVLSWHFFEKPLNHLKRHFPYIPKKTPENPSLETQPAKTR